A single genomic interval of Acipenser ruthenus chromosome 28, fAciRut3.2 maternal haplotype, whole genome shotgun sequence harbors:
- the LOC117434598 gene encoding frizzled-2, translating into MTLQRSLLGLACVTLLQHLIPVSAQFGDRGMSVPDHGFCQPISIPLCTDIAYNQTIMPNLVGHTNQEDAGLEVHQFYPLVKVQCSPELKFFLCSMYAPVCTVLEQAIPPCRAICERAKQGCEALMNKFGFQWPERLRCENFPVHGAEQICVGQNQSEGSGPSTPPAPPNRNPAVITAGSPVHKFATPDRPFHCPTVLQVPPYLNYRFMGEKDCAAPCEPSKSNGYMFFSQEEIKFARIWILIWSSLCCASTLFTVTTYLVDMQRFRYPERPIIFLSGCYTMVSIAYIAGFILDDKVVCNERFSASSFKTVVQGTKKEGCTILFMMLYFFSMASSIWWVILSLTWFLAAGMKWGHEAIESNSQYFHLAAWAVPAVKTITILALGQIDGDMLSGVCFVGLNTLDPLRGFVLAPLFVYLFIGTSFLLAGFVSLFRIRTIMKHDGTKTEKLERLMVRIGVFSVLYTVPATIVIACYFYEQAFRDHWEKSWINQNCKSLAIPCPSQYTPRMSPDFTVYMIKYLMTLIVGITSGFWIWSGKTLQSWRKFYTRLTNSKQGETMV; encoded by the coding sequence ATGACTTTGCAAAGAAGTCTGTTGGGACTTGCTTGTGTGACGCTGCTCCAGCACTTGATTCCTGTCTCCGCGCAGTTCGGGGACAGAGGGATGTCGGTCCCGGATCACGGATTTTGCCAGCCAATTTCCATACCGTTATGCACGGATATCGCTTATAATCAGACCATCATGCCGAACCTGGTCGGACACACCAACCAGGAGGACGCTGGCTTGGAAGTGCACCAGTTTTACCCGCTCGTCAAAGTGCAGTGCTCGCCTGAGCTCAAGTTTTTTCTTTGCTCCATGTACGCCCCGGTTTGCACGGTACTGGAGCAGGCAATCCCCCCGTGCAGAGCGATCTGCGAGCGGGCCAAGCAAGGATGCGAGGCCCTGATGAACAAATTCGGCTTCCAGTGGCCCGAAAGACTGCGGTGCGAGAATTTCCCCGTTCACGGAGCGGAGCAGATCTGCGTGGGGCAGAATCAATCTGAGGGCAGTGGACCCAGTACCCCCCCGGCCCCGCCCAATCGCAACCCAGCAGTGATCACCGCTGGGTCACCGGTACACAAATTCGCCACTCCGGATCGCCCTTTCCACTGCCCCACGGTGTTACAGGTACCCCCCTACTTAAACTACAGGTTTATGGGGGAGAAGGACTGCGCGGCGCCCTGTGAGCCATCCAAAAGTAACGGCTACATGTTTTTCAGCCAGGAAGAAATCAAGTTCGCCCGTATTTGGATTCTCATCTGGTCCTCCCTGTGTTGCGCGTCCACTTTATTCACCGTGACCACCTACCTGGTCGACATGCAAAGGTTCCGATACCCAGAGAGGCCAATTATCTTCCTGTCGGGCTGCTACACCATGGTTTCTATCGCATACATCGCCGGGTTCATCCTGGATGACAAGGTTGTGTGCAATGAGCGCTTTTCAGCGAGCAGCTTTAAAACAGTGGTTCAGGGCACGAAAAAGGAGGGCTGCACCATCCTCTTCATGATGCTGTACTTTTTCAGCATGGCCAGCTCCATTTGGTGGGTCATTCTTTCGCTTACCTGGTTCCTGGCAGCAGGGATGAAATGGGGACACGAAGCGATTGAATCCAACTCTCAGTACTTCCATCTAGCGGCCTGGGCTGTACCAGCTGTCAAGACTATCACCATCCTCGCCCTGGGCCAGATAGACGGAGACATGCTGAGCGGCGTGTGCTTTGTGGGGCTCAACACCCTCGACCCGCTGCGGGGTTTCGTCCTAGCGCCGCTTTTCGTCTACTTGTTCATCGGGACCTCGTTCCTGCTGGCTGGGTTTGTCTCCCTGTTCCGAATCCGGACGATCATGAAGCACGACGGTACCAAGACCGAGAAGCTGGAAAGGCTAATGGTGCGAATCGGGGTGTTCAGCGTCCTGTACACAGTGCCAGCCACCATCGTCATCGCCTGTTACTTCTACGAGCAGGCTTTTCGGGACCACTGGGAGAAAAGCTGGATCAACCAGAACTGCAAGAGCCTGGCCATCCCGTGCCCGAGTCAGTACACCCCACGGATGAGCCCTGATTTCACCGTGTATATGATCAAATACCTGATGACTCTCATTGTGGGCATCACCTCTGGGTTTTGGATCTGGTCCGGCAAGACCTTGCAGTCGTGGCGCAAGTTTTACACCAGACTAACCAACAGCAAACAAGGCGAGACAATGGTTTAA
- the pus3 gene encoding tRNA pseudouridine(38/39) synthase isoform X1, with product MSEGCEPPPPSQEILLERVRGLEREVERLTAELSRREGGGKKRDREGEEKPRTPKSDGGKEQPDGKREGGGQQAVEEGAGSETGGVQNGAQDCGGHTPRSRKKSSQAREFDFGAHPRRHVALRLSYHGWAYQGFACQENTGNTVEARLFEALLKTRLIADRQTSNYHRCGRTDKGVSAFSQVVSIDLRSTQFGGGLGVTPPSCSSKNVSNSAELPYVKILNRVLPEDIRVLDWAPVNTGFSARFDCQSRTYRYYFPRGALDVPLMKTAAKRYEGTHDFRNLCKMDVGNGVLQFQRTILSADITPVRSSCNPSDDPYDLFVFEVTGLAFLYHQVRCMMAVLLLIGQKLEAPEIIDQLLDVENNPRKPQYSMAVDFPLVLYDCCFEGVSWQGGDSELSHSVLSRLQQQWTELTVKTELVRDMIRGLHSAGHSSTPLCSLLEGSRPRQYRPLLERPCCESLESRIDHFVKRGRLERGESEEGGAVIHRGKKAKHTDS from the exons ATGTCAGAGGGGTGTGagcccccacccccctcccaagAGATCCTGCTGGAGCGGGTGAGGGGACTGGAGAGGGAGGTGGAGAGACTGACAGCCGAGCTTagcaggagggagggaggagggaagaagagagacagggagggagaagAGAAACCGAGAACTCCAAAGAGTGACGGAGGGAAAGAACAACCAGatggaaagagagagggaggagggcaGCAGGCTGTGGAAGAGGGAGCAGGGAGTGAGACAGGAGGAGTGCAGAACGGAGCGCAGGACTGTGGGGGGCACACACCGAGGAGTAGGAAGAAGTCCTCCCAGGCTCGGGAGTTTGATTTCGGGGCGCACCCTCGGCGTCACGTGGCCCTTCGGTTGTCCTACCACGGCTGGGCGTACCAAGGCTTTGCGTGCCAGGAGAACACGGGCAACACGGTGGAGGCCAGGCTGTTTGAGGCCCTGCTGAAAACCAGGCTGATCGCAGACAGGCAGACCTCCAACTACCACCGCTGCGGCCGCACTGACAAGGGGGTCAGCGCCTTCTCACAG gtgGTCTCTATCGACCTGCGCTCCACCCAGTTTGGCGGGGGTCTGGGGGTGACCCCCCCATCCTGTAGCAGTAAGAATGTCTCGAATTCGGCAGAGCTCCCATACGTCAAAATCCTGAACCGCGTTCTTCCAGAGGACATCCGGGTACTAGACTGGGCTCCGGTAAACACAGGATTTAGTGCACGCTTCGACTGCCAGTCCCGGACTTACCGGTACTACTTTCCAAGAGGAGCCCTGGACGTGCCGCTCATGAAGACCGCCGCCAAACG ctatGAAGGAACGCATGACTTCCGGAACTTGTGTAAGATGGATGTGGGGAACGGAGTCCTGCAGTTCCAGAGAACTATCCTCTCTGCTGACATCACGCCTGTCCGCTCTTCCTGTAACCCCAGTGATGACCCCTACGACCTTTTTGTCTTCGAGGTCACAGGCCTGGCCTTCCTGTATCACCAG GTTCGATGCATGATGGCTGTCCTGCTCCTCATTGGACAGAAGCTGGAAGCTCCAGAGATCATAGACCAGCTATTGGATGTGGAGAACAATCCCAGAAAACCTCAGTACAG CATGGCAGTGGACTTCCCCCTGGTACTGTACGACTGCTGCTTCGAGGGCGTGTCCTGGCAGGGAGGGGACAGCGAGCTCTCTCACTCCGTCCTGTCCAgactgcagcagcagtggacagagCTGACCGTCAAGACTGAGCTGGTCAGGGACATGATCCGGGGcctgcacagtgcag GTCACTCCTCAACCCCGCTGTGCTCTCTGCTCGAAGGATCCAGGCCCCGCCAGTACCGCCCCCTGCTGGAGAGACCGTGCTGTGAGAGTCTGGAATCCAGGATAGACCACTTTGTGAAGAGAGGGAGActggagagaggggagagcgAGGAGGGAGGGGCTGTGATACACCGGGGCAAGAAGGcaaaacacacagacagctaG
- the pus3 gene encoding tRNA pseudouridine(38/39) synthase isoform X2, with protein MSEGCEPPPPSQEILLERVRGLEREVERLTAELSRREGGGKKRDREGEEKPRTPKSDGGKEQPDGKREGGGQQAVEEGAGSETGGVQNGAQDCGGHTPRSRKKSSQAREFDFGAHPRRHVALRLSYHGWAYQGFACQENTGNTVEARLFEALLKTRLIADRQTSNYHRCGRTDKGVSAFSQVVSIDLRSTQFGGGLGVTPPSCSSKNVSNSAELPYVKILNRVLPEDIRVLDWAPVNTGFSARFDCQSRTYRYYFPRGALDVPLMKTAAKRYEGTHDFRNLCKMDVGNGVLQFQRTILSADITPVRSSCNPSDDPYDLFVFEVTGLAFLYHQVRCMMAVLLLIGQKLEAPEIIDQLLDVENNPRKPQYSMAVDFPLVLYDCCFEGVSWQGGDSELSHSVLSRLQQQWTELTVKTELVRDMIRGLHSAAFLIYYWALLHLLKVTPQPRCALCSKDPGPASTAPCWRDRAVRVWNPG; from the exons ATGTCAGAGGGGTGTGagcccccacccccctcccaagAGATCCTGCTGGAGCGGGTGAGGGGACTGGAGAGGGAGGTGGAGAGACTGACAGCCGAGCTTagcaggagggagggaggagggaagaagagagacagggagggagaagAGAAACCGAGAACTCCAAAGAGTGACGGAGGGAAAGAACAACCAGatggaaagagagagggaggagggcaGCAGGCTGTGGAAGAGGGAGCAGGGAGTGAGACAGGAGGAGTGCAGAACGGAGCGCAGGACTGTGGGGGGCACACACCGAGGAGTAGGAAGAAGTCCTCCCAGGCTCGGGAGTTTGATTTCGGGGCGCACCCTCGGCGTCACGTGGCCCTTCGGTTGTCCTACCACGGCTGGGCGTACCAAGGCTTTGCGTGCCAGGAGAACACGGGCAACACGGTGGAGGCCAGGCTGTTTGAGGCCCTGCTGAAAACCAGGCTGATCGCAGACAGGCAGACCTCCAACTACCACCGCTGCGGCCGCACTGACAAGGGGGTCAGCGCCTTCTCACAG gtgGTCTCTATCGACCTGCGCTCCACCCAGTTTGGCGGGGGTCTGGGGGTGACCCCCCCATCCTGTAGCAGTAAGAATGTCTCGAATTCGGCAGAGCTCCCATACGTCAAAATCCTGAACCGCGTTCTTCCAGAGGACATCCGGGTACTAGACTGGGCTCCGGTAAACACAGGATTTAGTGCACGCTTCGACTGCCAGTCCCGGACTTACCGGTACTACTTTCCAAGAGGAGCCCTGGACGTGCCGCTCATGAAGACCGCCGCCAAACG ctatGAAGGAACGCATGACTTCCGGAACTTGTGTAAGATGGATGTGGGGAACGGAGTCCTGCAGTTCCAGAGAACTATCCTCTCTGCTGACATCACGCCTGTCCGCTCTTCCTGTAACCCCAGTGATGACCCCTACGACCTTTTTGTCTTCGAGGTCACAGGCCTGGCCTTCCTGTATCACCAG GTTCGATGCATGATGGCTGTCCTGCTCCTCATTGGACAGAAGCTGGAAGCTCCAGAGATCATAGACCAGCTATTGGATGTGGAGAACAATCCCAGAAAACCTCAGTACAG CATGGCAGTGGACTTCCCCCTGGTACTGTACGACTGCTGCTTCGAGGGCGTGTCCTGGCAGGGAGGGGACAGCGAGCTCTCTCACTCCGTCCTGTCCAgactgcagcagcagtggacagagCTGACCGTCAAGACTGAGCTGGTCAGGGACATGATCCGGGGcctgcacagtgcag ctTTCCTAATATATTACTGGGCCCTCTTGCATCTGCTGAAG GTCACTCCTCAACCCCGCTGTGCTCTCTGCTCGAAGGATCCAGGCCCCGCCAGTACCGCCCCCTGCTGGAGAGACCGTGCTGTGAGAGTCTGGAATCCAGGATAG